DNA sequence from the Streptomyces cinnabarinus genome:
GCGCCACCAGTTCCTCGTCGCCCTCCTGGATCTGGCGGTCGATCTCGGTCTGGGTCCGGTGGGCCTCGGTGCGCAGGGCGTGGGCGATGCCCGGGAGGACCAGGCCGGTGCCGGCGGTGATGGCCTCCAGGACGGTCAGGGCCGCGTCCGGGTACGGGGAGCGCGCGATGTAGTGCGGGACGTGCGCGGCGACACCGAGCACCTCATGGCCGGCCTCCATCAGGCGGTACTCCAGCAGCGACTCGGCGCTGCCCGGCACCTGCGCCTCGTCGAAGGGGCTGCGGTGGCCCGGGACGAGGTCGGTGCGGTTGCCGTGCGGGGTGAGGCCGACGGGCCGGGTGTGCGGGACGCCCATGGGGATGCCGTGGAAGTTCACGGACAGCCGGACGCCGAGCCGCTCCACGATCTGCTGGACGGCGGCGGCGAAGCGCTCCCACTCCACGTCCGGCTCGGGGCCGGACAGCAGCAGGAAGGGGGCGCCGGTGGCGTCCTGGACGAGCCGTACCTCGATGGCCGGAACCTCGTACTCGGTCCAGCGGTCGCGCTTGAACGTCAGCAGT
Encoded proteins:
- a CDS encoding PAC2 family protein: MLDPQGLYAWEPKGLAVVDMALAQESAGLVMLYHFDGYIDAGETGDQIVDRLLDSLPHQLVARFDHDRLVDYRARRPLLTFKRDRWTEYEVPAIEVRLVQDATGAPFLLLSGPEPDVEWERFAAAVQQIVERLGVRLSVNFHGIPMGVPHTRPVGLTPHGNRTDLVPGHRSPFDEAQVPGSAESLLEYRLMEAGHEVLGVAAHVPHYIARSPYPDAALTVLEAITAGTGLVLPGIAHALRTEAHRTQTEIDRQIQEGDEELVALVQGLEHQYDAAAGAESRGNMLAEPVDIPSADEIGQEFERFLAEREGDN